One part of the Niveispirillum cyanobacteriorum genome encodes these proteins:
- a CDS encoding bile acid:sodium symporter family protein, producing MIPFGFFTGFAFPATVFIIMVGMGLALTGADFRLLGRAPRAVLVGLSAQLILLPLLALALATLLPVDPLVKAGLVLMAAAPGGVTSNAITLAARADVALAVALTALSSLLVCITLPFWSGLALDLFLARDGQMRLSPLEAGLSLALATVLPVMIGMAVRRFRPAFALAVLARFRMVAVGLILFMCLTTTFYNLHHFTDLTVVMENVGAAAALMLTAMVGAALYARFWRLGIQQRLTITIEVGVHNIAVALLAAFTLLGDPTVARLPLAYGLLMIIMPWFFVVAARRRMKTDKESAS from the coding sequence ATGATCCCGTTCGGCTTCTTCACGGGCTTTGCCTTTCCGGCCACGGTCTTCATCATCATGGTGGGGATGGGCCTTGCCCTGACGGGGGCGGATTTCCGCCTGCTGGGCCGCGCGCCGAGGGCCGTTCTGGTGGGCCTGTCGGCGCAGCTGATCCTGTTGCCACTGCTGGCCCTGGCGCTGGCCACCCTGCTGCCCGTCGATCCGTTGGTGAAGGCGGGGCTGGTGCTGATGGCGGCGGCACCCGGCGGGGTGACGTCCAATGCCATCACCCTGGCGGCGCGGGCCGACGTGGCATTGGCCGTGGCCCTGACGGCCCTGTCCAGCCTGTTGGTCTGTATCACCTTGCCCTTCTGGTCGGGGCTGGCGCTGGATCTGTTTCTGGCACGCGACGGGCAGATGCGCCTGTCGCCGCTGGAGGCGGGGCTGTCTCTGGCGCTGGCGACGGTCCTACCGGTGATGATCGGCATGGCGGTACGGCGCTTCCGGCCCGCCTTCGCCCTGGCCGTGCTGGCCCGGTTCCGGATGGTGGCCGTAGGCCTGATCCTGTTCATGTGCCTGACAACGACATTCTACAACCTGCATCACTTCACCGACCTGACCGTGGTGATGGAGAATGTGGGGGCGGCGGCGGCCCTGATGCTGACCGCCATGGTGGGGGCGGCACTCTATGCCCGGTTCTGGCGGTTGGGGATTCAACAGCGGCTGACCATCACGATCGAGGTCGGCGTGCACAACATTGCGGTGGCCCTTCTGGCTGCCTTCACCCTTTTGGGAGACCCCACAGTGGCGCGGCTGCCGCTGGCCTATGGTCTCCTGATGATCATCATGCCCTGGTTCTTCGTGGTGGCGGCGCGCCGCCGGATGAAGACCGACAAGGAGAGTGCATCATGA